The Thiohalobacter sp. DNA window TGACCCACAACATGCAGCAGGCGGCGCGGGTTTCGGACTATACTGCCTTCATGTACCTCGGTGAGCTCATCGAGCACGGCGATACCAACACCATCTTCACCAACCCGGCGAAGAAGATGACGGAAGACTATATCACCGGCCGTTACGGCTGAGTCGGGCAGGGCATCCCAGGAGCACGACATGGACAAGAACAGCATCGGTCAGCACATCTCACGGCAGTACAACGCCGAGCTGGAAGATATTCGCAACAAGGTGCTGGCCATGGGAGGGCTGGTCGAGCAGCAGGTGGCCGATGCCATGGTGGCGCTGCTCGAGGGCGACGAGCGCATGGCCGACATCGTCATCAACAATGACTTCAAGGTGAATGCCCTGGAAGTCGCGATCGACGAGGAATGCAACTTCATTCTCGCCCGGCGCCAGCCGGCGGCGAGTGACCTGCGCCTGATCATGGCGGTGATCAAGACCATTACCGATCTCGAGCGCATCGGCGACGAGGCCGAGCGCATTGCGCGCATGGCACAGCACATTGCCAGCAAGGATGTGGCCAACCGCTATCATGACCGGCTCGAGCACCTGGGCGACCTCTCGCGCAAGATGCTGCATGGCGCGCTGGATGCCTTTGCCCGCATGGATCCCGAGCTGGCGGTTCAGGTGTGGCACGAGGATGCCAAGATCGACAAGGAGTACGAGGGCGTGATGCGGCAGATGATCACGCTGATGATGGAAGATTCGCGGGCCATTCCCAGCGTGCTGGATGCCATGTGGGCGGCGCGCGCGCTGGAACGCATCGGCGACCGTGCCGGGAACATCTGCGAGTACGTGATCTATCTGGTCAAGGGCAAGGATGTGCGCCACACCAGCCTCGAGCAGCTGGA harbors:
- the phoU gene encoding phosphate signaling complex protein PhoU, whose translation is MDKNSIGQHISRQYNAELEDIRNKVLAMGGLVEQQVADAMVALLEGDERMADIVINNDFKVNALEVAIDEECNFILARRQPAASDLRLIMAVIKTITDLERIGDEAERIARMAQHIASKDVANRYHDRLEHLGDLSRKMLHGALDAFARMDPELAVQVWHEDAKIDKEYEGVMRQMITLMMEDSRAIPSVLDAMWAARALERIGDRAGNICEYVIYLVKGKDVRHTSLEQLEREAHEGKD